From Seriola aureovittata isolate HTS-2021-v1 ecotype China chromosome 16, ASM2101889v1, whole genome shotgun sequence, one genomic window encodes:
- the mllt11 gene encoding protein AF1q, producing MMEKSNSQYDSFLFWRQPIPALDLSELEDLGLINGPANGNRGKDKMCKLRSQDEEVELSEFSSFNYWRAPIADVDTLLADLNLLL from the exons ATGATGGAGAAGTCAAACAGCCAATACGACTCCTTCCTCTTCTGGAGGCAGCCAATCCCGGCCCTCGACCTGTCCGAGCTGGAGGACCTGGGTTTGATTAACGGTCCGGCCAATGgcaacagaggaaaagacaagaTGTGCAAACTTAGGAGTCAGGATGAGGAG gtTGAGCTGTCTGAGTTCTCCTCCTTTAATTACTGGAGAGCTCCCATCGCTGACGTGGACACTCTGCTGGCCGACCTCAACCTGCTGCTCTGA
- the gabpb2a gene encoding GA-binding protein subunit beta-2a has protein sequence MSLVDLGKRLLEAARKGQDDEVRNLMANGAPFTTDWLGTSPLHLAAQHGHYSTADVLLRAGVSRDARTKVDRTPLHMAAAEGHTVIVELLVRSGADINAKDMLKMTALHWAAQHGHHGVAETLIKHGADVHALSKFDKTPFDIAVDIQNTELMLLLQEGMQNQVNMNQVNMNQVSMNVETSTTTNQPQFIIQGIPAIQGGVVNLAELLNKANAGDSEEAMAASALDSNIQHAAVVNEGGQRVITIVTDQHGNLQTTGGMAQPFFVTMQHGQQMLAVPANTVTEEVVTEEPQPPPSRKRKLEVTNNHNDTGETELLQRQLQEANRKAQEYRQQLLRKEQEAEEYRIKLEAMAQSQANSTSTNTAAMAAANAAASPEEVVGGEEDEEEGAAGVVEEEGEMVVLQDGGIIMEGEEGQVTLVETGGETTEVSS, from the exons ATGTCGTTGGTGGACTTGGGGAAGCGACTGCTGGAGGCGGCTCGTAAAGGTCAGGATGATGAGGTCAGAAACCTGATGGCCAACGGAGCTCCATTCACCACCGACTGG TTGGGGACGTCCCCCCTCCACCTGGCCGCTCAGCATGGTCATTACTCCACTGCAGACGTCCTGCTGAGAGCCGGCGTCAGCAGAGATGCCCGCACTAAAGTGGACAGGACCCCGCTGCATATGGCCGCCGCCGAGGGACACACAGTCATCGTCGAGCTGCTGGTCCGG AGCGGTGCAGACATCAACGCCAAAGATATGCTGAAGATGACAGCTCTGCACTGGGCAGCTCAGCACGGGCACCATGGCGTGGCCGAGACCCTAATCAAACACGGAGCCGATGTGCACGCACTCAGTAAGTTCGACAAGACGCCGTTCGACATCGCCGTCGACATCCAGAACACCGAGttgatgctgctgttgcag gagggTATGCAGAACCAGGTGAACATGAACCAGGTGAACATGAACCAGGTGAGCATGAACGTGGAGACGAGCACCACCACCAACCAGCCTCAGTTCATCATCCAGGGAATACCTGCCATTCAGGGGGGTGTGGTCAACCTGGCCGAGTTGCTCAACAAGGCCAATGCAG GAGATTCCGAGGAGGCGATGGCGGCCAGTGCTCTGGACTCCAACATCCAGCACGCCGCTGTTGTCAACGAGGGGGGTCAGAGGGTCATCACCATAGTAACAGACCAACACGGCAACCTGCAGACCACCGGAGGGATGGCACAGCCATTCTTTGTTACTATGCAGCACGGACAGCAGA tgctggCAGTGCCAGCCAACACAGTGACGGAAGAGGTGGTGACGGAGGAGCCTCAGCCTCCACCctccaggaagaggaagctggaggTGACCAACAACCACAACGATACAGGAGAGACG GAGTTGTTGCAGAGGCAGCTGCAGGAGGCCAACAGGAAGGCGCAGGAGTACCGACAGCAGCTGCTGCGTAAGGAGCAGGAGGCCGAGGAGTACCGTATTAAACTGGAGGCCATGGCCCAGAGTCAGGCCAACAGCACCAGCACCAACACTGCCGCCATGGCCGCCGCCAACGCTGCAGCCAGCCCCGAGGAggtggtgggaggagaggaggatgaggaggagggggcggcTGGCgtggtggaggaagagggagagatggtggTGCTGCAGGATGGAGGCATCATCATGGAAGGGGAGGAGGGTCAGGTGACGCTAGTGGAGACGGGAGGAGAGACAACGGAGGTTAGCTCctaa